Proteins co-encoded in one Setaria viridis chromosome 9, Setaria_viridis_v4.0, whole genome shotgun sequence genomic window:
- the LOC117841065 gene encoding uncharacterized protein has translation MTQLYSTPFCCRPAAPQPRHRLSSWFRSFACLSCRSLFKTSGHFIHSPKAAMDRYRGGNLAAFLLTVVVLVAATSAFYSAAAEGAAVAAPGCEASLGWDLDRSCAVSGALSSECCDVVLTLVERGGIPCLCRVTLTYPFVYSGYTGDDVLIWYSQGCGGPAKVPDSCLEAAAAGSAPEPAAFSTEPLF, from the exons ATGACCCAACTATATAGCACTCCTTTCTGTTGTAGGCCAGCAGCTCCGCAACCACGCCATAGGCTAAGCAGCTGGTTTAGGTCCTTTGCTTGCTTGTCTTGCCGTTCTCTCTTCAAAACTTCTGGTCATTTCATTCATTCACCAAAAGCTGCCATGGATCGGTACCGCGGCGGAAACCTTGCCGCCTTCCTCctcaccgtcgtcgtcctcgtcgccgccacctccgccttcTACTCGGCAGCCGCTgagggcgccgccgtcgccgcgccgggGTGCGAGGCGAGCCTGGGCTGGGACCTGGACCGCTCCTGCGCCGTCTCCGGCGCCCTCTCGTCGGAGTGCTGCGACGTGGTGCTGACGCTGGTGGAGCGCGGCGGGATCCCGTGCCTGTGCCGGGTAACCCTCACCTATCCCTTCGTCTACTCGGGGTACACCGGCGACGACGTGCTCATCTGGTACTCCCAGGGCTGCGGCGGCCCGGCCAAGGTCCCCGACTCGTGCTTAGaggccgctgctgctg GTAGTGCTCCGGAGCCTGCTGCATTTTCGACCGAGCCCCTGTTCTAG